The Limimonas halophila genome includes a region encoding these proteins:
- a CDS encoding Bax inhibitor-1/YccA family protein encodes MAESPDRRTMTRAQAEAAQVDVGLRNYMLRVYNYMALGVAFTGAVSLLTLSSPAIFQTVASLMLLWFIGILGLSFFGPRIIASKSVGAAQICFWTYAGLWGLFLAPVLMQYLSMDPWLVPRAFFITTGAFAGLSLFGYTTKKDLGPVGTFCAMALMGMIVVMIVSFFFTTGSLFSLLFSGAVVLIMAGMTAYQTQEVKNRYDAGDSGDVAASKSIFGAFELYTTFMVMFINVLQILGIMQE; translated from the coding sequence ATGGCAGAGAGCCCTGATCGCCGCACGATGACGCGCGCGCAGGCGGAGGCCGCACAGGTCGACGTCGGGCTGCGCAACTACATGCTGCGCGTCTACAACTACATGGCGCTGGGCGTGGCGTTCACGGGCGCGGTCTCGCTCCTGACGCTGTCGAGCCCGGCCATCTTCCAGACCGTCGCCAGCCTGATGCTGCTGTGGTTCATCGGCATCCTGGGGCTGAGCTTCTTCGGCCCGCGCATCATCGCCAGCAAGTCGGTGGGCGCGGCGCAGATCTGCTTCTGGACCTACGCCGGGCTTTGGGGGCTCTTCCTCGCGCCCGTGCTGATGCAGTACCTCTCGATGGATCCGTGGCTGGTGCCCCGGGCGTTCTTCATCACGACCGGCGCCTTCGCGGGGCTGAGCCTGTTCGGCTACACCACGAAGAAGGATCTGGGCCCGGTCGGCACCTTCTGCGCCATGGCGCTGATGGGGATGATCGTGGTGATGATCGTCAGCTTCTTCTTCACCACGGGCTCGCTGTTCTCGCTCCTGTTCTCCGGCGCCGTCGTGCTGATCATGGCCGGCATGACCGCGTATCAGACGCAGGAGGTGAAGAACCGCTACGACGCCGGCGATTCGGGCGACGTGGCGGCCAGCAAGTCCATCTTCGGCGCCTTCGAGCTGTACACGACCTTCATGGTCATGTTCATCAACGTCCTGCAGATCCTGGGCATCATGCAGGAATGA
- a CDS encoding sensor histidine kinase produces MPAFRHLLTRLSASLRCRLCWRVAAVVFLSILLVEAVILVPSYFDYRSDLVARARHGGQAALTALLSPVADGRSEPHVHSVLQAGKRLPGATPVQGGRLLTPEGAELGRFGDAPKTLPDALRDGPAWTDGGRSLLVYYPPEELNVTGYGVVARLQAGWIETELHAFVWRIAGLVLLISLTVCAATMAVVGRTALAPMLRLRDRLQRAMADPEHADSLRVEAGNDEWRDVGRAVRDLLRHVARTHREDLAFMHALADQTSDAIVAYDAHDRPVYANAAARSFVGADSFDAMAADGLPRARLPEEETLRSLGELVREGVGEGEVVAEDADGAPRPMLLKIADLGERTSGAVCRYASLTDISELRATQERLERQNMELEAANRAKSEFLANVSHELRTPLNAIIGFSELLRDQAFPDESSAQFREYCEDIHVSGQHLLALINDILDISKVEAGRYTLQETELAPSDLLHASLRLVRGRQEARTVDLEVDAPAGLPRVWADHRAIKQILVNLLANALKFTPEGERVTAYATRSRDGGVEIGVRDTGPGMSRDQIARAFRPFEQVNADRHRRKAEGTGLGLTLVKELAELHDGSVSVDSTPGEGTTVRIHLPPSRVVGVRDTVEAAS; encoded by the coding sequence ATGCCGGCGTTCCGGCACCTGTTGACCCGCTTGAGCGCATCCCTGCGCTGCCGGCTGTGCTGGCGCGTCGCCGCCGTGGTGTTCCTCAGCATCCTGCTGGTCGAAGCCGTCATCCTGGTACCGTCCTACTTCGACTACCGCTCGGATCTCGTGGCCCGGGCGCGGCACGGCGGGCAGGCGGCGCTCACCGCGTTGCTGTCGCCCGTCGCCGACGGGCGAAGCGAGCCGCACGTGCACAGCGTGCTGCAAGCGGGCAAGCGGCTGCCCGGCGCGACGCCGGTGCAGGGCGGGCGGCTGCTCACGCCCGAGGGCGCGGAACTGGGCCGCTTCGGCGACGCGCCGAAGACCCTGCCGGACGCGCTGCGCGACGGCCCGGCGTGGACGGACGGGGGGCGCTCCCTGCTGGTCTACTACCCGCCGGAAGAGCTCAACGTCACCGGGTACGGCGTCGTCGCGCGGCTGCAAGCGGGCTGGATCGAGACCGAGCTGCACGCCTTCGTCTGGCGCATCGCCGGGTTGGTGTTGCTCATCTCGCTGACGGTGTGCGCCGCCACGATGGCCGTGGTCGGGCGCACGGCATTGGCTCCCATGCTGCGGCTGCGCGACCGGCTTCAGCGCGCAATGGCCGATCCCGAGCACGCCGATTCGCTCCGCGTCGAGGCCGGCAACGACGAATGGCGCGACGTCGGGCGTGCGGTGCGCGACCTGCTGCGCCACGTCGCGCGCACGCACCGAGAGGATCTGGCGTTCATGCACGCGCTGGCCGACCAGACCAGCGACGCCATCGTCGCCTACGACGCCCACGACCGGCCGGTGTACGCCAACGCCGCGGCGCGCAGCTTCGTCGGCGCGGACAGCTTCGACGCCATGGCCGCCGACGGCCTGCCACGCGCTCGCCTGCCCGAGGAGGAGACGCTGCGCAGCCTGGGCGAGCTGGTGCGCGAGGGTGTGGGCGAGGGCGAGGTCGTCGCCGAGGACGCGGACGGCGCGCCGCGGCCGATGCTGCTCAAGATCGCGGACCTCGGGGAGCGCACGAGCGGCGCGGTGTGCCGTTACGCTTCGCTGACGGACATCTCCGAGCTGCGCGCGACGCAGGAGCGCCTGGAGCGCCAGAACATGGAGCTGGAGGCGGCCAACCGCGCCAAGAGCGAGTTCCTGGCCAACGTCAGTCACGAACTGCGGACACCGCTCAACGCCATCATCGGTTTCTCCGAACTGTTGCGCGATCAAGCTTTTCCGGACGAAAGCAGCGCCCAGTTCCGCGAGTACTGCGAGGACATCCATGTCAGCGGCCAACACCTCCTGGCGCTGATCAACGACATCTTGGACATCTCCAAGGTCGAGGCCGGGCGCTACACGCTGCAGGAAACGGAGCTGGCGCCGTCGGATCTGCTGCACGCCTCGCTGCGGCTGGTGCGCGGGCGGCAGGAAGCGCGCACCGTGGACCTGGAGGTGGACGCGCCGGCGGGGCTGCCCCGGGTCTGGGCCGATCACCGGGCGATCAAGCAGATCCTGGTCAATCTGCTCGCCAACGCGCTCAAGTTCACGCCGGAGGGCGAGCGTGTCACCGCCTACGCCACGCGAAGCAGGGACGGGGGCGTGGAGATCGGCGTGCGCGACACCGGGCCGGGTATGTCGCGCGACCAGATCGCCCGCGCCTTCCGGCCCTTCGAGCAGGTCAATGCGGATCGCCATCGCCGCAAGGCCGAGGGCACGGGGCTGGGGCTGACGCTGGTGAAGGAGCTGGCGGAGCTGCACGACGGGTCGGTGAGCGTGGACAGCACGCCGGGCGAGGGCACGACGGTGCGCATCCACCTGCCGCCGTCGCGCGTCGTGGGCGTGCGGGACACCGTCGAGGCCGCGTCCTGA
- the queC gene encoding 7-cyano-7-deazaguanine synthase QueC: MRDDAALLLFSGGQDSATCLAWALTRFAHVETVGFAYGQRHDVEMRCREDVRAAVPASLDADAGTLGEDHLVEASGLAQVAESALTSERAIEMADDGLPSTFVPGRNLIFLTYAAALGYRRGLRHLVGGMCETDYSGYPDCRDDTVKAMQVALNLGMAARFVLHTPLMWRDKAATWALAEQLGGGELVETIRVRTHTCYRGDRSVEHAWGYGCGTCPACELRAEGWRRYRAGEATDGV; the protein is encoded by the coding sequence ATGCGCGATGACGCGGCGCTGCTGCTGTTTTCCGGCGGCCAGGACAGTGCCACCTGCCTGGCGTGGGCCCTGACGCGGTTTGCGCACGTGGAAACGGTCGGCTTCGCCTACGGCCAGCGCCACGACGTGGAAATGCGCTGCCGCGAGGATGTCCGAGCGGCGGTGCCGGCGAGCCTCGACGCCGATGCCGGGACCCTTGGTGAAGACCACCTCGTGGAGGCATCCGGGCTGGCGCAGGTCGCTGAGAGCGCGCTGACCAGCGAGCGCGCCATCGAGATGGCGGACGACGGCCTGCCCAGCACCTTCGTGCCGGGGCGCAACTTGATCTTCCTGACCTACGCGGCGGCCCTGGGCTACCGGCGCGGGCTGCGCCACCTCGTCGGCGGCATGTGCGAGACGGACTACTCCGGCTACCCGGACTGCCGCGACGACACCGTGAAGGCCATGCAGGTGGCGCTGAACCTGGGCATGGCGGCGCGCTTCGTGCTGCACACCCCGCTGATGTGGCGCGACAAGGCCGCCACCTGGGCGCTGGCGGAGCAGCTCGGCGGCGGCGAGCTGGTGGAGACGATCCGCGTGCGCACGCACACCTGCTACCGCGGCGACCGCTCCGTGGAACATGCCTGGGGCTACGGCTGCGGCACCTGCCCGGCGTGCGAGCTGCGCGCCGAGGGCTGGCGGCGCTACCGCGCGGGCGAGGCGACGGATGGCGTATAG
- the queE gene encoding 7-carboxy-7-deazaguanine synthase: MAYSAKEIFYTLQGEGAHAGRPAVFCRFAGCNLWSGLERDRAHAVCQFCDTDFVGTDGPGGGKFRDADALAEAVADKWPNEQGAPFVVCTGGEPLLQLDAAAVAAFHARGFAVAIETNGTRVPPAGVDWVCMSPKAGAPLTLTEGDELKLIYPQHGAPPEAYADLAFRYFYLQPMDGPELQANTEAAVAYCMANPQWRLSLQTHKMLGIR; encoded by the coding sequence ATGGCGTATAGCGCCAAGGAAATCTTCTACACCCTGCAGGGCGAGGGCGCGCACGCCGGCCGGCCGGCAGTGTTCTGCCGATTCGCGGGCTGCAACTTGTGGTCCGGGCTGGAGCGTGACCGCGCGCACGCCGTCTGCCAGTTCTGCGACACCGACTTCGTGGGCACGGACGGCCCCGGCGGCGGCAAGTTCCGCGACGCCGACGCGCTGGCGGAGGCGGTGGCCGACAAATGGCCGAACGAGCAGGGCGCGCCCTTTGTCGTCTGCACGGGCGGAGAGCCGCTGCTGCAACTGGACGCGGCGGCGGTGGCCGCGTTCCACGCGCGCGGCTTCGCCGTGGCGATCGAGACCAACGGCACGCGCGTCCCGCCCGCCGGGGTGGACTGGGTGTGCATGAGCCCCAAGGCGGGCGCGCCGCTGACCTTGACCGAAGGCGACGAACTGAAGCTGATCTACCCGCAGCACGGGGCACCGCCCGAGGCGTACGCCGACCTCGCTTTCCGGTACTTCTACCTGCAGCCCATGGACGGGCCCGAGCTTCAGGCCAACACCGAGGCCGCCGTGGCCTACTGCATGGCCAACCCGCAGTGGCGGCTCAGCCTGCAAACGCACAAGATGCTGGGGATCCGTTGA
- a CDS encoding mechanosensitive ion channel domain-containing protein produces MRTLLRRSIPALIVLLTLATALPVTAQTPQLPDFVADAGRESEQTGSAQETVSRKDLEALAETLRDPAARERFLRRLDTLLAAQQETGGDEEEPVAKRAARSLVASARETLNDRLNAAGTALSEFAAEIGRIPAAIDRFQAGMANPAARNTWLRLAGRLAIVLLAGFAIEAVVAWLLRPQCERLRAHVRPTAGARTAMAFLRMLMRAAPVAAFGMVALSVVQLLRFGIVAEMVALLLIQAWMAARGLMIVGRFVLAPQTPELRPLPLSDAMAGHLTRWLRRLGGTAIIGFMGLEALDQLGLATSAYHVLQRLLALGLAVALIVFFTQMRTHVARWLRGPAHEPRVRSPGMRALAEVWHLVAAVFIVAVYAVWALEIPGGFRFLAEAGTLTIITLIAVRVLQIGLDRGLKRCLHIGEEMRRARPSLEPAANRFLPALRRVLGWLVNIAAVLVILHVWGAGTLDWLTSSLGREVILTVLAVVLTATAAFAVWEGIDAVIARRLARSRERDDPRQRARMETLLPLARNVIRGVVILVAAILVLPELGLNIGPLLAGAGVIGVAIGFGAQTLVKDVITGVFILAENSLAVGDWVEIGGHSGEVQALTIRTVSLRDLNGYVHVVPFNEVTSVLNMTRDHGYALADLPVGYREDVNAVTAILEDIGEELRTDAEWGPLILGPMEIFGLERMTEAGMEVRVRMKTRPLMHWAVRREILRRAKARFDAAGITLGVPHRTLAFTQDHEGKAAPARVRLEGESTGEAPEARAAQPRRSRPAAVAYPGEGES; encoded by the coding sequence GTGCGCACGCTGTTGCGGCGGTCCATCCCCGCGCTCATTGTCCTGCTCACCCTCGCGACCGCGCTCCCGGTCACCGCGCAGACGCCGCAGCTGCCCGACTTCGTGGCCGACGCCGGCCGGGAAAGCGAGCAAACCGGCAGCGCGCAGGAGACCGTCAGCCGCAAAGACCTGGAAGCGCTGGCGGAGACGCTGCGCGATCCGGCGGCGCGGGAACGCTTCCTGCGGCGGCTGGACACCCTCCTCGCCGCCCAGCAGGAGACGGGCGGCGACGAGGAAGAGCCGGTCGCCAAGCGCGCGGCCAGAAGCCTCGTGGCCTCGGCCCGCGAGACGCTCAACGACCGCCTGAACGCCGCCGGCACGGCGTTGAGCGAGTTCGCCGCCGAGATCGGCCGCATCCCGGCCGCGATCGACCGCTTTCAGGCCGGTATGGCGAACCCGGCCGCCCGCAACACGTGGCTGCGCCTGGCCGGGCGGCTGGCAATCGTGCTGCTGGCGGGATTCGCCATCGAAGCCGTCGTCGCCTGGCTGCTGCGGCCGCAGTGCGAGCGTCTGCGCGCCCACGTGCGCCCCACGGCCGGCGCCCGCACCGCCATGGCCTTCCTGCGCATGCTCATGCGCGCGGCGCCCGTGGCCGCGTTCGGGATGGTGGCGCTGAGCGTGGTGCAGCTGCTGCGGTTCGGAATCGTGGCCGAGATGGTCGCGTTGCTCCTGATCCAGGCGTGGATGGCGGCGCGCGGACTGATGATCGTGGGGCGCTTCGTCCTCGCCCCGCAGACGCCGGAACTGCGCCCCCTGCCGTTGAGCGACGCCATGGCCGGCCACCTGACGCGCTGGCTGCGGCGGCTGGGCGGCACAGCGATCATCGGCTTCATGGGACTGGAGGCCCTGGACCAACTGGGGCTGGCGACGAGCGCGTACCACGTGCTCCAGCGCCTGCTGGCGCTCGGCCTGGCGGTGGCGCTGATCGTCTTCTTCACGCAGATGCGCACCCACGTCGCGCGCTGGCTGCGCGGTCCCGCGCACGAGCCGCGCGTGCGGTCGCCGGGCATGCGCGCGCTGGCGGAGGTCTGGCACCTGGTGGCAGCGGTCTTCATCGTCGCCGTCTACGCGGTGTGGGCGCTGGAAATTCCGGGCGGCTTCCGCTTCCTGGCCGAGGCGGGGACGCTCACGATCATCACCCTGATCGCCGTGCGCGTCCTTCAGATCGGCCTCGACCGCGGCCTCAAACGCTGCCTGCACATCGGCGAGGAGATGCGCCGCGCCCGCCCCAGCCTGGAGCCGGCGGCGAACCGCTTCCTCCCCGCGCTGCGGCGGGTCCTCGGGTGGCTGGTCAACATCGCCGCGGTCCTCGTCATCCTTCACGTCTGGGGTGCAGGGACGCTGGACTGGCTGACGTCGAGCCTGGGCCGAGAGGTCATCCTCACCGTCCTGGCGGTGGTCCTCACGGCGACCGCGGCGTTCGCGGTGTGGGAGGGAATCGACGCCGTCATCGCCCGGCGGCTGGCGCGCAGCCGCGAACGCGACGACCCGCGCCAGCGCGCCCGCATGGAGACGCTGCTGCCGCTGGCGCGCAACGTCATCCGCGGCGTCGTCATCCTCGTGGCGGCGATCCTGGTACTGCCGGAGCTGGGCCTGAACATCGGCCCGTTGCTGGCCGGCGCGGGCGTGATCGGCGTGGCCATCGGCTTCGGCGCGCAGACGCTGGTGAAGGACGTCATCACGGGCGTCTTCATCCTGGCGGAGAACAGCCTGGCCGTGGGCGACTGGGTGGAAATCGGCGGCCACAGCGGCGAGGTGCAGGCGCTCACGATCCGCACGGTCTCGTTGCGGGATCTCAACGGCTACGTCCACGTCGTGCCCTTCAACGAGGTCACGAGCGTGCTGAACATGACGCGCGACCACGGCTACGCGCTGGCCGACCTCCCCGTGGGCTACCGGGAGGACGTCAACGCCGTCACCGCCATCCTGGAGGACATCGGGGAGGAGCTGCGCACCGACGCCGAGTGGGGACCGCTGATCCTGGGGCCCATGGAGATCTTCGGGCTGGAGCGCATGACCGAGGCCGGGATGGAGGTGCGCGTGCGCATGAAGACCCGGCCCTTGATGCACTGGGCCGTGCGGCGGGAGATCCTGCGCCGCGCCAAGGCGCGCTTCGACGCCGCGGGCATCACGCTGGGCGTGCCCCACCGCACCCTCGCCTTCACCCAGGATCACGAAGGCAAGGCCGCGCCCGCCCGCGTGCGCCTTGAGGGGGAAAGCACGGGCGAGGCGCCGGAAGCGCGCGCGGCCCAGCCGAGGCGTTCGCGCCCGGCCGCCGTCGCCTATCCGGGCGAGGGCGAGAGCTGA
- a CDS encoding cobalamin-binding protein: MPRRIVSLVPNATEIVAALGCGDRLVGRSHECDHPPHVAGLPAVTSARIDSSAASAEIDAQVKRTLGDALSLYDLDRGLLADLRPDLVLTQDRCDVCAVSLADVEAAVAELTGGARLLSLAPARLADVWRDVERVAEAIGVPAAGAELAQALARRVEAVRMATAGRPRPRVAALEWLDPLMAGGHWVPELIAAAGGTDVFNTPGAPAFFISPDDLAAADPDVIVAMPCGFARERVDAELAALTHQPWWTRLRAVRTGRVHAVDANALFSRPGPRLADSAEHLAAHLHPEVMGQQA, translated from the coding sequence ATGCCCCGGCGAATCGTCAGCCTGGTGCCCAACGCCACGGAAATCGTGGCGGCGCTGGGCTGCGGCGACCGGCTCGTGGGGCGGTCGCACGAATGCGACCATCCCCCACACGTGGCCGGGCTGCCCGCCGTCACCAGCGCCCGCATCGACAGCAGCGCGGCCAGCGCCGAAATCGATGCGCAGGTGAAACGAACCCTGGGCGACGCCCTCAGCCTCTACGACCTGGACCGGGGGCTGCTGGCGGACCTGCGGCCGGACCTCGTGCTGACGCAGGACCGGTGTGACGTCTGCGCGGTGTCGCTGGCGGACGTGGAAGCGGCCGTGGCCGAGCTGACCGGCGGGGCGCGGCTGCTCTCCCTGGCCCCGGCGCGGCTGGCGGACGTCTGGCGCGACGTTGAGCGCGTCGCCGAGGCGATCGGCGTCCCGGCGGCGGGCGCGGAACTGGCGCAGGCCCTGGCCCGGCGGGTCGAGGCGGTGCGCATGGCCACGGCCGGCCGCCCGCGCCCGCGCGTGGCGGCGCTGGAGTGGCTGGACCCGCTCATGGCCGGCGGCCACTGGGTGCCGGAGCTGATCGCGGCGGCCGGCGGCACGGACGTCTTCAACACCCCGGGCGCGCCCGCCTTCTTCATCTCGCCCGACGACCTGGCGGCGGCCGATCCCGACGTCATCGTCGCCATGCCCTGCGGCTTCGCCCGCGAGCGCGTGGACGCGGAGCTGGCGGCCCTGACCCATCAGCCGTGGTGGACCCGGCTGCGCGCCGTGCGCACGGGGCGCGTGCACGCCGTGGACGCCAACGCCCTGTTCAGCCGCCCCGGCCCGCGCCTGGCGGACTCGGCCGAACACCTCGCCGCGCACCTGCACCCCGAGGTGATGGGCCAACAGGCGTAA
- the speD gene encoding adenosylmethionine decarboxylase has product MHTDDTLTLGMDSEAFPSDAQATVSTLPQAERTGPDAGELRADSPDHFVVQNGECFAGRHLIIDVWDAHGIDDVDHVRTTLERAAREAGATLLHTHFHHFTPNGGVTGVAVLAESHISIHSWPERGYAALDVFMCGDSEPERAVEVLREAFTPHRLDVQEHVRGRMPADA; this is encoded by the coding sequence ATGCACACGGACGACACCCTCACACTGGGGATGGACTCGGAAGCTTTTCCGAGCGACGCCCAGGCGACGGTTTCCACCCTTCCGCAGGCCGAGCGCACGGGGCCCGATGCGGGCGAGCTGCGTGCGGACAGCCCCGATCATTTCGTTGTTCAAAACGGCGAGTGCTTCGCTGGCCGCCACCTCATCATCGATGTGTGGGACGCCCACGGCATCGACGACGTGGACCACGTGCGGACCACCCTCGAACGCGCCGCGCGCGAGGCCGGCGCCACGCTCTTGCACACGCACTTCCACCACTTCACGCCCAACGGCGGCGTGACCGGCGTGGCCGTGCTGGCGGAGTCGCACATCTCCATCCACAGCTGGCCGGAACGCGGCTACGCGGCGCTGGACGTCTTCATGTGCGGCGACAGTGAGCCCGAGCGGGCGGTCGAGGTGCTGCGCGAGGCCTTCACGCCCCACCGCCTGGACGTGCAGGAGCACGTGCGCGGGCGCATGCCCGCCGACGCCTGA
- the parS gene encoding type II RES/Xre toxin-antitoxin system antitoxin, giving the protein MTEPVSLTPETYLEAQRAAEPTRHLAVIASVREGLPIALVEETAERLGLSFKALTHLGILAPRTAAHSKRTGRLSPAQSDRVTRFFRVFQHAVGTFGDSTRAHTWMTRPSRALGEQRPVNLFDTDEGVRLVEDLLNRIDHGLAA; this is encoded by the coding sequence ATGACCGAGCCCGTGAGCCTGACGCCCGAAACCTACCTGGAAGCCCAGCGCGCGGCGGAGCCGACCCGCCATTTGGCCGTCATCGCATCCGTGCGCGAGGGCCTTCCCATCGCCCTGGTCGAAGAAACCGCCGAGCGGCTCGGGCTGTCCTTCAAGGCATTGACGCACCTGGGCATCCTGGCGCCGCGCACGGCGGCACACAGCAAGCGTACGGGCCGTTTGAGCCCGGCGCAGTCCGACCGCGTCACACGCTTTTTCCGGGTGTTTCAGCACGCCGTCGGCACCTTCGGCGACAGCACCCGCGCCCACACCTGGATGACGCGCCCCTCGCGCGCGCTCGGCGAGCAGCGCCCGGTGAACCTCTTCGACACCGACGAGGGCGTGCGCCTGGTCGAAGACCTGCTGAACCGGATCGATCACGGCCTCGCGGCATGA
- the leuC gene encoding 3-isopropylmalate dehydratase large subunit codes for MSKPRTLFDKIWDEHVVERKDDGTCLLYIDRHLVHEVTSPQAFEGLRLNNRAVRRPDATLAVCDHNVPTYNRAQGIAEEDSRVQVETLEQNCRDFGVEMYGMDDPRQGIVHIIGPEQGMTQPGMTIVCGDSHTATHGAFGALAFGIGTSEVEHVLATQTLLMKPAKNMRITVDGKRPEGTTAKDLILAIIAKIGTAGGTGHVIEYAGEAVRELSMAGRMTICNMSIEAGARAGMIAPDETTFEYIKGRPYAPKAGQWEQAVQYWRSLPSDPGAEYDTEVVLHADEIAPQVSWGTSPQDVVPVTGAVPDPADAPDESRRRSIARSLDYMGITPGTPMQDLKLDKVFIGSCTNARIEDLREVAKVAKGRTVADGVHAMIVPGSGLVREQAEEEGLDRIFTEAGFEWREPGCSMCLAMNSDRLEPGERCASTSNRNFEGRQGRGGRTHLMSPAMAAAAAITGHITDVREMVQEAEQTKLV; via the coding sequence ATGAGCAAGCCCCGGACGCTGTTCGACAAGATCTGGGACGAGCACGTGGTCGAGCGGAAGGACGACGGCACCTGCCTGCTCTACATCGACCGCCACCTCGTCCACGAGGTCACGAGTCCGCAGGCGTTCGAGGGGCTCCGGCTCAACAACCGCGCCGTCCGCCGCCCCGACGCGACCCTGGCGGTGTGCGACCACAACGTCCCCACCTATAACCGCGCCCAGGGCATCGCGGAGGAAGACAGCCGCGTCCAGGTGGAGACGCTGGAGCAGAACTGCCGCGACTTCGGCGTCGAGATGTACGGCATGGACGACCCGCGCCAGGGCATCGTCCACATCATCGGCCCCGAGCAGGGCATGACCCAGCCGGGCATGACCATCGTCTGCGGCGACTCCCACACCGCCACGCACGGCGCGTTCGGCGCCCTGGCCTTCGGCATCGGCACCAGCGAGGTCGAGCACGTGCTCGCCACGCAGACGCTGCTGATGAAGCCGGCCAAGAACATGCGCATCACCGTGGACGGCAAGCGCCCCGAGGGCACCACCGCCAAGGACCTGATCCTGGCCATCATCGCCAAGATCGGCACCGCCGGTGGCACCGGGCACGTCATCGAGTATGCCGGCGAGGCCGTGCGCGAGCTCTCCATGGCCGGGCGCATGACCATCTGCAACATGTCCATCGAGGCGGGCGCCCGCGCCGGCATGATCGCGCCCGACGAGACCACCTTCGAGTACATCAAGGGCCGCCCCTACGCCCCCAAGGCCGGGCAGTGGGAGCAGGCCGTGCAGTACTGGCGCTCCCTGCCCTCCGACCCCGGCGCCGAATACGACACCGAGGTCGTCCTGCACGCCGACGAGATCGCGCCGCAGGTCTCCTGGGGCACCTCGCCGCAGGACGTCGTGCCGGTCACGGGCGCCGTGCCGGACCCGGCCGACGCGCCCGACGAAAGCCGCCGGCGCTCGATCGCGCGCTCGCTGGACTACATGGGCATCACGCCGGGCACGCCCATGCAGGACCTGAAGCTGGACAAGGTCTTCATCGGCTCCTGCACCAACGCCCGCATCGAGGATCTGCGCGAGGTCGCCAAGGTCGCCAAGGGCCGCACGGTCGCCGACGGCGTGCACGCCATGATCGTTCCCGGCTCCGGCCTCGTGCGCGAGCAGGCCGAGGAAGAGGGCCTGGACCGCATCTTCACCGAGGCCGGCTTCGAGTGGCGCGAGCCCGGCTGCTCCATGTGCCTGGCCATGAACTCCGACCGCCTGGAGCCCGGCGAGCGCTGCGCCTCCACCTCGAACCGCAACTTCGAGGGCCGCCAGGGCCGCGGCGGACGCACCCACCTCATGTCCCCCGCCATGGCCGCCGCCGCCGCCATCACCGGCCACATCACCGATGTGCGCGAGATGGTCCAAGAAGCTGAGCAAACAAAGCTTGTTTGA
- the rplS gene encoding 50S ribosomal protein L19, translating to MKPIIQELEAEERERQTQNKDIPSFGAGDTVRVNVRVVEGNRERVQAFDGTVLAFKQRGINSSFRVRKYSFGEGVERVFPLYSPNIDSIQVLKRGDVRRAKLYYLRNRKGKSARIPEKVTGDVAKQRAAASTSAKGRRSNKKRKTPAQNQG from the coding sequence ATGAAACCGATCATCCAGGAGCTCGAAGCCGAAGAGCGCGAGCGCCAGACCCAGAACAAGGACATCCCCAGCTTCGGGGCTGGCGATACCGTGCGCGTGAACGTGCGCGTCGTTGAGGGGAACCGCGAGCGCGTCCAGGCGTTCGACGGCACCGTGCTGGCGTTCAAGCAGCGCGGGATCAACTCCTCCTTCCGCGTGCGCAAGTACAGCTTCGGCGAGGGCGTCGAGCGCGTCTTCCCGCTGTACTCGCCGAACATCGACTCCATCCAGGTGCTCAAGCGCGGCGACGTCCGCCGGGCGAAGCTGTACTACCTGCGCAACCGCAAGGGGAAGTCGGCCCGCATCCCCGAAAAGGTCACGGGCGACGTCGCCAAGCAGCGCGCGGCCGCGAGCACCAGCGCCAAGGGCCGGCGCAGCAACAAGAAGCGCAAGACCCCGGCCCAGAACCAGGGCTGA